One Streptomyces coeruleorubidus DNA segment encodes these proteins:
- a CDS encoding stage II sporulation protein M, which produces MDLDVFVSAHRAEWDRLEALLRRQRRLSGAEADELVTLYQRTATHLSLIQSSAQDPQLTGRLSQLVARARSAVTGTRRASWRDVTRFLAHGFPAAVYKSRHWWVPTALLSTAVAALLGWWIGAHPEVQASIAAPSELRELTRPGGQYETYYSSHPAASFAAQVWTNNAWAAALCLILGVFLGLPVIWILFQNMLNLGIGVGLMSSAGRLDTFLGLVLPHGLLELTAVFVAAGTGLRLGWTLIDPGPRTRRTALAEEGRAAIGMAIGLAVVLFVSGAIEGFVTPSGLPTWARITIGVVAELAFLAYVYVLGGRAARAGETGDVEAAERSASVPTAA; this is translated from the coding sequence ATGGACCTCGACGTCTTCGTCTCCGCCCACCGAGCGGAGTGGGACCGCCTCGAAGCTCTGCTCCGTCGCCAGCGTCGCCTCAGCGGTGCCGAAGCCGACGAACTCGTCACCCTCTACCAACGCACCGCCACGCACCTCTCCCTTATCCAGTCCAGCGCCCAGGACCCCCAGCTGACCGGCAGGCTCAGCCAACTCGTGGCACGCGCGCGTAGCGCTGTGACAGGCACCCGACGCGCCTCCTGGCGCGACGTCACCCGCTTCCTCGCCCACGGCTTCCCCGCCGCCGTCTACAAGTCACGCCACTGGTGGGTACCCACCGCGCTGCTGTCCACGGCGGTCGCGGCCCTCCTGGGCTGGTGGATCGGCGCCCACCCCGAGGTACAGGCCTCCATTGCGGCCCCCAGCGAACTGCGCGAGCTAACCCGCCCCGGCGGCCAGTACGAGACGTATTACTCCAGCCACCCTGCCGCCAGCTTCGCCGCCCAGGTCTGGACGAACAACGCCTGGGCCGCGGCCCTGTGCCTGATCCTTGGTGTCTTCCTGGGACTCCCGGTCATCTGGATCCTCTTCCAGAACATGCTCAACCTGGGCATCGGCGTCGGCCTGATGTCCTCGGCCGGCCGCCTCGACACGTTCCTCGGTCTGGTCCTCCCGCACGGCCTGCTCGAACTGACCGCCGTCTTCGTGGCCGCAGGCACCGGCCTGCGCCTCGGCTGGACCCTCATCGACCCGGGCCCCCGCACACGGCGCACAGCTCTCGCGGAAGAGGGCCGTGCCGCCATCGGCATGGCCATCGGCTTGGCGGTGGTCCTCTTCGTCTCCGGCGCCATCGAAGGTTTCGTCACCCCGTCCGGTCTCCCCACCTGGGCCCGCATCACCATCGGAGTCGTCGCCGAGCTGGCCTTCCTCGCCTACGTCTACGTCCTGGGCGGCCGTGCCGCCCGCGCGGGCGAGACCGGCGACGTCGAGGCAGCGGAACGCAGCGCCAGCGTCCCGACTGCTGCCTGA